The Synergistaceae bacterium DZ-S4 genome includes a region encoding these proteins:
- a CDS encoding pirin family protein, with the protein MERKIKKQVNGFRTQDGAGVDLVRVLSRRTSEEYDPILLLDSFDSTDPAQYKAGFPMHPHRGIETITYVYHGQITHRDSLGNEDTIADGEIQWMTAGSGILHEERLPASERLLGVQLWLNMPAKDKMADPAYNSIKNSQIEEIMLENGKLRLLAGRYGDRKGYSSKYLPLDFYDVHLDPGASVLINTEKEHSAMIFTLSGDAYIGGEHVKEKTAVKLTPGDHVEIKAADTNMQVLFISSLKLGETIAWGGPIVMNTEEELEAAFEDLKNGTFLQKGISYKH; encoded by the coding sequence GTGGAACGAAAAATCAAGAAACAGGTCAACGGGTTTAGGACACAGGACGGTGCCGGGGTGGACCTCGTCAGAGTACTGTCACGCAGGACCTCGGAGGAATACGATCCGATCCTGCTGCTGGATTCGTTCGACAGTACCGACCCCGCACAATATAAGGCTGGATTCCCCATGCATCCGCACAGGGGGATAGAGACCATTACCTATGTTTATCATGGGCAGATAACCCACAGGGACAGTCTGGGAAACGAAGATACCATCGCCGACGGAGAGATCCAGTGGATGACGGCGGGGTCGGGCATCTTGCACGAAGAGAGGCTGCCTGCATCAGAAAGGCTGCTTGGCGTACAGCTGTGGCTGAATATGCCGGCGAAAGACAAGATGGCCGATCCCGCTTACAACAGTATCAAAAATTCTCAGATTGAAGAAATTATGCTGGAGAATGGAAAACTGAGGCTTCTTGCGGGCAGGTACGGGGACAGAAAAGGTTATTCAAGCAAATATCTCCCGCTGGACTTTTATGATGTACACCTCGACCCAGGTGCATCTGTTCTAATAAATACAGAAAAAGAGCACTCCGCCATGATCTTCACACTTTCAGGAGACGCCTATATCGGCGGAGAGCATGTCAAGGAAAAAACAGCGGTAAAGCTTACTCCGGGGGATCACGTCGAGATAAAGGCGGCCGATACAAATATGCAGGTGTTGTTTATTAGTTCCCTGAAGCTGGGTGAGACCATCGCCTGGGGAGGGCCGATAGTCATGAACACCGAGGAAGAACTGGAGGCTGCATTTGAGGATTTAAAAAACGGAACGTTCTTACAGAAGGGAATATCCTACAAGCATTGA
- the ygiD gene encoding 4,5-DOPA dioxygenase extradiol: protein MPVVFAGHGSPMNAIEDNLYSRTWRIMAELMPRPEVILSISAHWYTKGTKIMNEKNPKTIYDMYGFPRELYEIVYNTPGSPETAEASKALISRETSYNNSWGIDHGTWSVLVHMYPERDIPVFQISIDADAPPETHYTIGRELRSLREQGVLIFGTGNIVHNLRLAEWDKVGEGFDWAYEFDGFVYENIMKKDHEKILKYEDQGNLAKLAVPIPDHFYPLLYALGASDEDDKVSVYNKACELGSISMTAYLWE from the coding sequence ATGCCAGTTGTCTTTGCAGGACACGGGTCACCGATGAATGCCATTGAAGACAACCTCTATTCAAGGACCTGGAGAATAATGGCTGAACTAATGCCAAGACCGGAGGTCATATTGTCCATTTCAGCCCATTGGTATACAAAAGGCACAAAAATCATGAACGAGAAAAACCCAAAAACTATTTATGACATGTATGGTTTTCCCAGGGAATTATATGAAATCGTATACAATACGCCGGGTTCACCCGAGACGGCTGAAGCATCAAAGGCACTGATCTCAAGAGAAACGAGCTACAATAATTCATGGGGCATTGACCACGGCACCTGGTCAGTATTGGTTCACATGTATCCTGAAAGGGACATTCCTGTATTTCAGATAAGCATAGATGCCGATGCTCCTCCTGAAACACATTACACGATAGGCCGGGAGTTAAGATCTTTAAGGGAGCAGGGAGTTCTTATATTCGGCACCGGGAATATAGTTCATAACTTAAGACTTGCTGAATGGGACAAAGTCGGAGAAGGTTTTGACTGGGCATACGAATTTGACGGGTTTGTTTATGAAAACATCATGAAAAAGGATCATGAGAAGATTTTGAAATACGAGGATCAGGGCAATCTTGCAAAGCTGGCGGTGCCGATCCCGGACCATTTTTATCCTCTTTTATATGCGCTGGGAGCATCGGATGAAGATGACAAGGTCAGCGTTTATAATAAAGCTTGCGAGCTTGGTTCAATTTCAATGACTGCTTATCTTTGGGAATGA
- the lnu(B) gene encoding lincosamide nucleotidyltransferase Lnu(B) has translation MLKQKELIANVKNLTESDERITACMMYGSFTKGEGDQYSDIEFYIFLKDSITSNFDSSNWLFDVAPYLMLYKNEYGTEVVIFDNLIRGEFHFLSEKDMNIIPSFKDSGYIPDTKAMLIYDETGQLENYLSEISGARPNRLTEENANFLLCNFSNLWLMGINVLKRGEYARSLELLSQLQKNTLQLIRMAEKNADNWLNMSKNLEKEISLENYKKFAKTTARLDKVELFEAYKNSLLLVMDLQSHLIEQYNLKVTHDILERLLNYISE, from the coding sequence ATGTTAAAACAAAAAGAATTAATTGCAAACGTTAAGAATCTTACTGAGTCAGATGAACGAATTACAGCTTGTATGATGTATGGATCGTTTACCAAAGGAGAAGGTGACCAATACTCTGATATAGAGTTCTATATATTTTTGAAAGATAGTATAACCTCGAACTTTGATTCATCCAACTGGTTGTTTGACGTAGCTCCGTACTTGATGCTTTATAAAAATGAGTACGGAACAGAGGTAGTTATTTTTGATAATCTTATACGTGGGGAATTTCATTTCCTTTCTGAAAAAGATATGAACATAATCCCCTCGTTTAAAGATTCAGGTTATATTCCTGATACGAAGGCTATGCTTATTTACGATGAAACAGGGCAATTAGAAAATTATTTATCAGAGATAAGTGGTGCAAGACCAAATAGACTTACTGAAGAAAATGCTAATTTTTTGTTGTGTAATTTCTCTAATCTATGGTTGATGGGAATCAACGTTCTAAAAAGAGGAGAATATGCTCGTTCATTAGAACTCTTATCACAACTTCAAAAAAATACACTACAACTTATACGTATGGCAGAAAAAAATGCTGATAATTGGCTAAACATGAGTAAAAACCTTGAAAAAGAAATTAGCCTTGAAAATTATAAAAAATTTGCAAAGACCACTGCTCGATTAGATAAGGTAGAATTATTTGAAGCCTATAAAAATTCTTTGCTATTAGTTATGGATTTGCAAAGTCACCTTATTGAACAATACAACTTAAAAGTTACACATGACATTTTAGAAAGATTGTTGAATTACATTAGTGAATAG